Sequence from the Cucumis sativus cultivar 9930 chromosome 1, Cucumber_9930_V3, whole genome shotgun sequence genome:
GATCAAGCAACAGATGTCTTAAGCCCAACTACTGAGCTGCAGAGTGAAGTCAATAGCATACCTTGCCCAATGGCTTACCACCTTCAGTCAATCACTTCACATTTGCTATCCAATCTCAATAACAAATCCAAGTTGTACAAGGATGATGCTCTACGAcatattttcttaatgaatAACATCCATTATATAGTTCAAAAGGTTGAAAATTCTGATCTCATAGCCTTTCTTGGAAGTGGGTGGATGCGAGAACATATAAGAATGTTTCAAAGCCACGCAACTATCTATATGAGAGCCACCTGGCAGTCTGTTCTTTCTCTGCTAAGGCTTGATGGTGATGGAATGAAAACTTCAAAGGCAGTCTTTAAAGAAAAGTACAGGGCCTTCAATGCAGCCTTTGAGGAGATATATAAGAACCAAACTGGTTGGAATGTCCCAGATCCTCAACTACGTGATGACTTGCTTATTCAAACCTCAAATTGTGTAATTCAAGCATATCGAATCCTCTGCGGGTCAAGATCTCAATTTAACCGTGAAAAGTATATCAAATATACAACTGATGATCTGAGCAAGCATATGCTGGATCTCTTGCAAGGCTCATCGCGCTCGTTGCAAAGTTCACGCCGGAGATGATAACTGTTGCTGGTAAAGGTTTTAGAATTCATCAGCCCCTTTCGACATTCATGTCCTCCTCTTCTCGTTTTCCTTATAGGCACttgttaattatattgttCAACAGCCAATCTTGCATAAGACTCTAGCATGCATCCCTATACCTACACAATCTATTCATTTATACTGAATATCAATTCAACTTGTAATACTCACAACTCCTCCTTGTATAAAGTTGACAGATATTGATTACTATCAATAGTCGTATCGTgttcaatcatttttaaaatgatctaCTGGATGAGTGTTTcgattaaaaatgtttttaaacacttaaaaagttAGTCTAAATGGACCGTTTAAAAAGTTAGTCTAAATGGACCGTTTAAAAAGTTAGTCTAAATGGACCGTCAATAAGTTTACAATTGACTTACAATAATAATCAACAAGGTGTTTCTTAtcattttatatgtttaatgtGTGTAAATTCAATTGCAGGCCAACATCCATCGAAgtcaaatatttgatttctaaCAAGAAATGCCTGAGAATAATGATTGTGATGTGCTATTGCTTGACTTCCAAATTGTAATAGATACATAGATTTCAATATTTCTGTACCGTATTGGTAATGTTCAAATTCAAAGCATTAATCGTGTTGATTTTTGTCCGACATTTACCTAATAATCAATTTTCCAATCTTCATCcttaatattcaatttcatcaaGTTGGATCCTAAATTGATTTGTTATGTTTCATTATACACTGAGCATACGTGAGAATACTTTTTGACAATAATATTCCAAACAGAAACTTACCAAGAGGGtcaaaattgaagaacattataaagtttaatgtttaaattacaacacttgaacaaaacaaaacaaaaaacaaaaaggagatGAGACTTGAGTATTACAACAACAAACATGTTATTCAGTTTAAATGCTTGAATTGACAAGATTCATAGATATCATCAAACCTGCAGGAGCTGATTTAAGGTCAAGTCTTAGGTCTTCTCtttgaaaaatttataagTCTTCAGGTCAATACTCATACTGCCTTTTTCACAAACCGTATGCTACAGGGCTCGTTGACACAATTTCCAACCTCCTACGATTTTCCTTTGCCCTTCAAAGTTTTAGTACTGttctaaaacaatttcaatttatggTTTGAAGAAAGTTATAACTTTGATCCAGAATTTTCCCAAACCATAGGgatggattttatttatttcaacaacCAATAGCCGTATAGATAACCAACACAATCAATTTCCAAATTTCCAGGCATTGAACTTCTCAAGATTCAACCCTCAACCATCTAACAATCAACAgtttttacatatatactgTTGGAGAAGCATCGGCCTCGAACATAATAGAGAAATCTAGTCTAAAACATCAAAAGGTTCAAAGAACATTGTACAACAAAGACCTCAAGGAAGAGACGTGTTAGGAAGTAAAACACGATACCTAGAGCTATTGATACTGGGAGAGCAGGCAAAGCTTTCTGATATATTGCCAATAGCATCAAAGTGATTCCAAGACCAGCTACAATTGCAAGATAACAAGCATAAACCGTCATGTAATCATACATTGCTGCTCTACCAACCAATACACTATAGAAAATGAAGTCTCCTAGCCCCAACTTGATAGCACCAGAGGATCCCAATCCTATTCCCTCTaacatcaaattttcatttgatccAGAAGCTTCTGCTACTCCATGTGGCTGAACATTCCCTCCATTATCAATTAATGGCACAAGAAGCTCAGTGTTCCTTATGGGGTGAACCTCCCCCTCTTCAGCTCTAACAGCAGTTGATATGATTGGAATTGGATTGGAGTTGGATGTTTCAATTTCATCTACATTAGATTCAGAAACCACATTCCCATCGGAAACAGAATCAGGAACAGCAATGGGGCGATTATCAGAAGTTTCATTTCTTTCCCTCCACACCCTCATCCTTCTTTGCACTAAATCCCTAGGATTTGAATCGTGATTAACCACTGGCCGAGCCTCATAAACTAAAGCTGGAATATCTTCATCCCTAGATATTGCAAGCTCGACTAACAGCCTCAATGGTCCAACAGGCAGTAAAACAGCTGCAAGATCATAGAGAGCCAATGCAACTAAAAGTGCCCAAGTAGTCCATTCAGGTAACAAAGTAAACCAATAAGCCACCAACATCCCAATTAAAACCAAGTACCCTTGTGTTACAAGGATAGCCATTTTTGACATGAACACAGCTAAAACACCCACAGCAGCAAAATTGAATAGAGCAACCAAAAAAGTGAAACAATCAATTGGAATACTGAACTCCTCAATCAAGAACAATGCAATTTCACCTCCAAGAAAACCCAACACAACAAAAGCAGAGAAACCCATGTAATACTTTAAAAACTTGACACATCTAAGGTAGAAAAGCAATACCATGAGAAATGTGGCCAGAGTTATAACAGCTACAAACACAAGTGAGTTTAAAAGAGCACCTATAAATTTGTCCCATGAAGTATCAGAGCTGCTCTCATTATATGCAATGGTAGCGATGGAGCCAACTGATGCATAAGAAGACGAAGAGTTGGGGTTGAGGATAGAGACTAGAATAACTACCATAAACATGCAGATTGAAACAGGAGTAACAATTCTAACGATCTCTTCCCCTAGAGATTCAAGAATGCTGGTGGGTCTTTGATTTTCGGCCATCTGGGTCTTTTTAGCTATAGATCAAACTTCAATTCTCAAGGCTATGGCTGTCGCAACAATCTGAGGGGGAAGATTATTTAAAGATTTCGACTCTTAGCCTAAATGGGTGGTGTTTCATCAAAGCGGGAACACCGccataagaaaaaagaaagctttcaTCGTCGCACAGAGAAAGTTTGAgctgacaaaaataaaatttcttcgTTGATTAACAATTTGAACCCTCCATAGATTCAATTAAAGCGAAGCTCACCAATATCCTGCGCCCGCTTGCCCTTCTTCAATTACTCTGCTGACCTAACTCCAGGGCATATTTGCCTCGAATATTATTGGTTTAAAAgttccatttttcattttgaatatCTGTCCTCTAAACTCTATTCTGATTcgttttgtaaataattaaactaaacaatatcgattaatatttatttttaataactatcGGATGTAGACATTTGACTCGTTTTCGTTTGACAGTTAAATCTTGTTTTCGTTGTGAATCTATTGTGAACTTGACCTATAATCCGCTTCACTTCTAATagtagttttaattttaatgtatattagtTCATCCTTACACTaataatattatcaaattaatttactaGATAATATTGAAtctttttctctataaattgactcaattttaaacaattagaagaaaagaagttgaaattttatgatctatatttttatatgcacaaaattttcaaaagtttacaatctacatttttaataatcgAAATGCATGTGAACTTGAGCCTTTagtattttcataaatcaaaACTAATCATCGTTTTcagaataaagaaagaaagcatcATCAAGCAACGTAAAAGAGCTGAGAACAGAAAggcaaaagtttttctttttctttcattcattgATAATTCTATCCAATCCTGGTTTAAATGCCATGCCCCAATTTGCCTTatctataaacaaatttcaacaatgTTGTTGCCCAAACGAAGCAGCATAAGCCAACCCCAAATACTCGTCTGTCCTAAGGACTTGTATATGAATTTATCATTGAGGAAATTTTATGCAATAAATCAGATGCCTTCAGTTCATCCGCATCAGCGTCATTGGGAGGGAGATTAGAGGTCCATTTCTTAAAATGATGTAGACTACCCGTAAAGTCGGTGAAGAGGCCATCGACGCCTATTGTGTTGATCCAGTAATCAAATTCCTCATATGGATCTTGATGAAAGTTGAAGTGAACAAAATTATACTCGTTTCGGAAAGTGTATGGATGTACCTAAAATGAATATACCATGTCATTTGGATAACCATTTGGTATTTAAACattaagcttataaatacTACTTCTACCTACGGCgagtttctttgttttctattcTACATTAAGTCaagttttgaattaaaaaaatagtttttaaaattttgcttttatttttggaatttatgtttcttttagaaaaatgaaaaccataaccataaatttcaaaaacaaaaagccaaGAAATCAAATCGTAAGTGAACACTATCAAGCTCTAATCAGTTTATAAGATTCAGCTAGTATTCAAATCCAACATGAGATTTCACACTTCCGACATAACAATATTCCATGCATCAGTTATCAGGTGTAAGAGATTTGACAGGAAAGTATGTTTACCTGTAGGTTATGGGCGTGTGCTCGGGTAACAAGATCTGTAGGTGTTAGGATATAGTTGTTAACTACAGGAACAACAGTATCCTTCCAAGGTCCAATTCCCACAACATACTTCTTTATGTAATTGAAGTAGCTATCCGAAGTAATTTCCCAATATGACTGCACATGATCCAAAACTGTTTTTAAGAAGAAGCTTATTCAGActagaaaaaacaagaaactaatATGAAATTAGCAGAGAATATTTGCCAAGAAGCAGAGTCAGACGATGAACATCTATGTTGTCAGGTATATAATTTgtcttcaaaagagaaaagggtaGTGAATTAACACGAAGCTAACAATTCATCATGAGAGAGTGATCAATGAGCATATTGTATATCCTTATCTATGACATTACATGAAGTTGATCAATGCAATCATAACGCTAATTCGCCTCTGTCGTTATTATCAAATGAGAAGTTAGCTGTTTACAGCAAAACTCTCACTTGATATTTTGCCAAGACAACATAACATTTGTAGCACCAAAATCTAGATACATTCACAGAGTTGAGAAAAATGCTCTTGAGGAAGGTTTCAAGTACCTGATTTGTGTCCTGCGTTGGCATTGTAGTATCATCGATCAATAAGATCTTGGGCAGGTCAGTTAGATTTGATATGTGTATGATGGAAGTTGGAGCAAATGACTGAATGAATACAGGTTGATGCAACCAGTTCTTTGACAAATATGAACCTTGGTatcca
This genomic interval carries:
- the LOC101223166 gene encoding presenilin-like protein At2g29900; the encoded protein is MAENQRPTSILESLGEEIVRIVTPVSICMFMVVILVSILNPNSSSSYASVGSIATIAYNESSSDTSWDKFIGALLNSLVFVAVITLATFLMVLLFYLRCVKFLKYYMGFSAFVVLGFLGGEIALFLIEEFSIPIDCFTFLVALFNFAAVGVLAVFMSKMAILVTQGYLVLIGMLVAYWFTLLPEWTTWALLVALALYDLAAVLLPVGPLRLLVELAISRDEDIPALVYEARPVVNHDSNPRDLVQRRMRVWRERNETSDNRPIAVPDSVSDGNVVSESNVDEIETSNSNPIPIISTAVRAEEGEVHPIRNTELLVPLIDNGGNVQPHGVAEASGSNENLMLEGIGLGSSGAIKLGLGDFIFYSVLVGRAAMYDYMTVYACYLAIVAGLGITLMLLAIYQKALPALPVSIALGIVFYFLTRLFLEVFVVQCSLNLLMF